Proteins from one Xenorhabdus griffiniae genomic window:
- the carA gene encoding glutamine-hydrolyzing carbamoyl-phosphate synthase small subunit, with the protein MIKSAILVLEDGTQFHGRAIGAEGVAVGEVVFNTSMTGYQEILTDPSYSRQIVTLTYPHIGNVGINAADEESPTIQAQGLVIRDLPLVTSNFRSEENLSDYLKRHNIVAIADIDTRKLTRLLREKGAQNGCIIAGNAADAQVALAKAKAFPGLKGMDLAKEVTTAQSYQWVQGSWTLADGLPEAREAQELPYHIVAYDFGVKRNILRMLVDRGCRVTVVPAKTPADEVLKMAPDGIFLSNGPGDPEPCDYAIEAIKTFLETEIPVFGICLGHQLLALASGAKTIKMKFGHHGGNHPVKDLDRNVVMITAQNHGFAVDESSLPANLRVTHKSLFDGTLQGIHRTDKPAFSFQGHPEASPGPHEAASLFDHFIELIEQYRQANVQNTK; encoded by the coding sequence TGGAACCCAATTTCACGGTCGCGCCATTGGTGCAGAGGGTGTGGCTGTTGGGGAAGTGGTCTTCAATACTTCAATGACCGGATATCAAGAAATACTTACCGACCCTTCCTATTCCCGCCAAATTGTTACTCTTACTTATCCCCATATTGGTAATGTCGGCATCAATGCCGCTGATGAAGAATCCCCCACCATTCAAGCCCAAGGCTTAGTTATTCGCGATTTACCCTTAGTGACCAGTAACTTCCGCAGTGAAGAAAACCTGTCTGATTACCTAAAACGTCATAATATCGTCGCCATCGCGGATATCGATACACGCAAACTGACCCGCCTGTTAAGAGAAAAAGGGGCACAAAACGGCTGTATCATTGCCGGTAATGCGGCCGATGCCCAAGTTGCACTGGCAAAAGCAAAAGCATTCCCTGGCTTGAAAGGCATGGATTTGGCAAAAGAAGTTACAACCGCACAATCTTACCAATGGGTACAAGGAAGTTGGACATTAGCAGATGGGCTACCTGAAGCGCGTGAAGCGCAAGAATTGCCTTACCACATTGTGGCCTATGACTTTGGGGTGAAGCGCAACATCCTGCGTATGCTGGTCGATCGCGGCTGCCGCGTTACCGTTGTACCGGCAAAAACTCCCGCCGATGAAGTGCTGAAAATGGCACCAGATGGCATTTTTCTGTCCAATGGACCTGGTGATCCAGAACCGTGTGACTATGCTATCGAAGCAATTAAAACCTTTCTGGAAACTGAAATCCCTGTATTCGGCATCTGCTTAGGACACCAGTTGCTGGCACTGGCCAGTGGTGCAAAAACCATAAAAATGAAGTTTGGTCACCATGGTGGCAACCATCCCGTTAAAGATCTGGATCGCAATGTTGTCATGATCACAGCACAGAACCACGGTTTTGCTGTTGATGAAAGCTCACTACCAGCCAATTTGCGTGTAACGCATAAGTCACTCTTTGATGGCACCTTGCAAGGCATTCATCGCACTGACAAGCCAGCATTCAGTTTTCAGGGACACCCTGAAGCCAGCCCTGGTCCACATGAAGCCGCTTCACTGTTCGATCATTTTATCGAGTTAATTGAGCAATATCGCCAGGCAAACGTTCAGAACACTAAATAA